A DNA window from Vibrio sp. CDRSL-10 TSBA contains the following coding sequences:
- a CDS encoding peptidoglycan DD-metalloendopeptidase family protein → MLPKSLILRFSELSKRKKASVVGLPLLAVAAISSSLNSPSYPRTIELSIPESQIVESILSDSADSQRVYPDYEYEIQSGDNLSSIFTQLGFTYQEMMKVMETDLNYLALDTLKPGNILRFWKGQDGKSLAKMELEFSMVERAVYSRTPDGGYEFKDVKIPGKWKEFALIGEIQGSFSQSANQLGLGSSDIDQIVTLLKDKINFGRDLRAGDRFEVVQSRQYVGDKLTGNREIQAIKILGRSNEVTAYLYKDGQYYDKNGESLQRAFQRYPSAHKWRMSSPFDPQRRHPVTGRIAPHNGTDFAAPTGTPVLATGDGVVVMTRNHPYAGKYVVINHGSTYTTRYLHLSKILVHKGQKITRGQRIALSGATGRVTGPHIHYELIVRGHPVNPMTAKIPMANSVPKKDMANFIARRDQLDTMLEQQEGLLAANQAETSSANEVSATEATPESGS, encoded by the coding sequence GTGCTACCGAAGTCTCTAATATTACGATTTTCTGAGCTTTCTAAACGCAAGAAAGCATCAGTTGTAGGATTACCCCTACTGGCAGTGGCAGCCATCTCATCTTCGCTTAACAGTCCTTCGTATCCACGAACAATCGAATTGTCGATTCCAGAATCGCAAATCGTGGAGTCGATTCTGTCTGATTCGGCAGACTCACAGCGAGTCTATCCGGATTATGAATATGAGATTCAATCTGGTGATAATCTGAGCTCTATCTTCACGCAACTGGGATTTACTTACCAGGAAATGATGAAGGTAATGGAAACCGATTTAAACTACCTCGCACTGGATACGCTGAAACCAGGCAATATTTTGCGCTTCTGGAAAGGTCAGGATGGTAAGAGCCTGGCCAAAATGGAGCTGGAATTCAGCATGGTCGAGCGCGCGGTGTATTCTCGAACGCCGGATGGTGGCTACGAGTTCAAGGACGTTAAAATTCCGGGCAAATGGAAAGAGTTTGCGTTGATTGGTGAAATTCAGGGCAGTTTCTCGCAGTCGGCAAATCAGTTGGGCCTGGGAAGCTCAGATATCGATCAGATAGTAACGTTGCTGAAAGATAAAATTAATTTTGGGCGTGATTTGCGTGCCGGTGACCGGTTCGAAGTTGTGCAGTCACGTCAATACGTTGGCGATAAACTGACGGGCAACCGTGAGATTCAGGCGATCAAGATTTTGGGTCGCAGTAATGAAGTCACCGCGTATCTTTACAAAGATGGTCAGTATTACGATAAAAATGGTGAGAGCCTGCAACGCGCTTTCCAGCGCTATCCAAGTGCTCACAAGTGGCGTATGTCTTCACCGTTTGATCCGCAGCGTCGTCATCCGGTGACCGGCCGCATCGCGCCGCACAACGGAACTGACTTTGCTGCGCCGACCGGTACACCGGTTTTAGCAACGGGCGATGGCGTGGTCGTCATGACCCGTAACCATCCCTACGCCGGTAAGTACGTGGTGATCAACCATGGCAGTACCTATACCACGCGTTATCTGCACCTGAGTAAAATTCTGGTTCACAAAGGCCAGAAGATTACCCGTGGTCAACGTATTGCTTTATCGGGTGCTACCGGCCGGGTTACCGGGCCGCATATCCATTATGAGTTGATTGTACGCGGACATCCGGTCAATCCGATGACGGCGAAAATTCCGATGGCAAATTCGGTGCCGAAAAAGGATATGGCGAATTTTATCGCGCGCCGTGATCAGCTCGACACCATGCTGGAACAGCAGGAAGGCTTACTGGCCGCAAACCAGGCCGAGACATCGTCCGCTAATGAAGTTTCAGCTACTGAAGCGACACCTGAATCAGGCTCTTAA
- a CDS encoding ISL3 family transposase → MPNHTFLSSFWEGFHVVKSVQTSSLITITLQPSTTARCSCGQHVQAIHDYQWRTIKEATILGVPVELSLQTRRIKCPDCGIKTESISWLEPFARLTNRLRRYIEQLLPLLPIKHIAQMTGVHWHTIKAIDKRRLQHAVPEVNWAELRQLVMDEFALFKGHRYATVIADAKTHQVLWIGVGRSRKDIRPFFELLGEHGQNIEAVAMDMNTAFDLEVQRHCPNARIVYDLFHVVAKFGREVMDRVRVDQANQLKQDKKARQWVKRSRWVLLKNRGNLDSKQESYLSEILSMNKDLMVTYLLGSQLKELWRCESESEAEDLWDVWWEQVQESGIKPLMDFARKLKPYLHGIVASASYPLNTCTLEGINNKIKLIKRMGYGYRDIDYFFLKIKAAFPGKPR, encoded by the coding sequence ATGCCGAATCATACTTTCCTATCCTCGTTCTGGGAAGGCTTTCATGTCGTAAAGTCTGTACAAACGTCTTCTCTCATCACGATTACTCTCCAACCCAGCACGACTGCTCGATGTTCATGTGGGCAACATGTTCAAGCCATACATGATTATCAGTGGCGCACGATTAAGGAAGCGACGATTCTCGGCGTACCCGTCGAGCTATCCCTACAAACAAGGCGTATAAAGTGCCCTGACTGCGGTATCAAAACCGAATCTATTTCTTGGCTTGAACCTTTTGCTCGCCTGACTAACCGCTTAAGACGTTACATTGAGCAGTTGCTGCCTCTTCTTCCTATCAAACATATCGCCCAGATGACGGGGGTTCATTGGCATACGATTAAGGCGATAGATAAACGTCGGCTACAACATGCGGTGCCAGAGGTTAACTGGGCAGAGCTGAGACAGCTGGTCATGGATGAGTTTGCTCTCTTCAAGGGACATCGTTATGCCACTGTTATCGCGGATGCTAAGACGCATCAAGTGCTTTGGATAGGCGTTGGACGCAGCCGAAAAGATATCCGTCCCTTCTTTGAATTACTCGGTGAGCATGGCCAGAACATAGAAGCGGTTGCAATGGATATGAATACGGCTTTCGACCTCGAAGTGCAGCGACATTGTCCTAACGCCCGCATTGTGTACGATTTATTCCATGTGGTCGCAAAATTTGGTCGGGAAGTGATGGATAGAGTCAGAGTTGACCAAGCTAATCAACTCAAACAGGACAAGAAAGCGCGCCAATGGGTGAAACGTTCACGCTGGGTTCTCCTCAAAAACAGAGGTAATTTAGACAGTAAACAGGAGAGCTATCTGAGTGAGATACTGAGTATGAACAAAGACTTAATGGTGACGTATTTACTTGGCTCTCAGCTAAAAGAGTTATGGAGGTGCGAGTCAGAAAGCGAAGCGGAAGACTTATGGGACGTATGGTGGGAGCAAGTTCAAGAAAGCGGGATCAAGCCGCTTATGGACTTCGCGAGAAAGCTCAAACCGTATCTTCATGGCATCGTTGCTTCTGCAAGCTACCCACTCAATACCTGTACGCTCGAAGGGATAAACAACAAGATAAAGTTAATCAAACGAATGGGCTACGGCTACCGAGATATCGATTACTTTTTTTTAAAGATAAAAGCGGCTTTCCCCGGAAAGCCGCGATGA
- a CDS encoding isoamylase early set domain-containing protein, with the protein MINKRFFKTKDEVEVTFELEVPSQASKVEIVADFLGWQPEPMKKVAKTGTFKFKTRLPKDGEYQFRYLLDTEQWVNDAEADQYIPNGFGEDNCLVKTYQ; encoded by the coding sequence ATGATTAATAAGCGTTTTTTTAAAACCAAAGATGAAGTGGAAGTGACGTTTGAGCTGGAAGTTCCGTCACAAGCCTCAAAGGTTGAAATTGTGGCTGATTTTCTTGGTTGGCAGCCTGAACCAATGAAAAAAGTGGCCAAAACCGGCACCTTTAAATTCAAAACGCGTTTACCCAAAGATGGTGAATATCAGTTCCGCTATCTGCTCGATACTGAGCAGTGGGTCAATGATGCTGAGGCCGATCAATACATCCCTAACGGTTTTGGTGAAGATAACTGCCTGGTGAAAACGTATCAGTAG